The Anolis carolinensis isolate JA03-04 chromosome 2, rAnoCar3.1.pri, whole genome shotgun sequence genome has a window encoding:
- the slc26a2 gene encoding sulfate transporter, protein MAEANHVNSVFELAEVHDGERNHHPRIILEPIDKRTDIKAWIVKKVKKKCSCTPAIAKDLVFSFLPVLKWLPKYNVKEDLLGDLMSGLIVGILLVPQSIAYSLLAGQEPIYGLYTSFFASIIYFLFGTSRHISVGIFGVLCLMIGEVVDREVQKAGYDLDIHVYINSSSTMGPLNMNQTSQTFCDKSCYAIIVGSTVTFMAGIYQIAMGFFQVGFISVYLSDSLLSGFVTGASFTILTSQAKYLLGLDIPRSNGIGSFITTWINIFKNIHKTNFCDLITSFLCLLVLIPTKELNERYKSKLKAPLPTELFVVIVATLVSHFGKLKEKYGSSVSGHIPTGFLPPQPPDWGLIPSIALDAVAIAIIGFAITVSLSEMFAKKHGYTVKPNQEMYAIGFCNIIPSFFHCITTSAALAKTLVKESTGCRTQVSGVVTALVILLVLLVIAPLFYSLQKCVLGVITIVNLRGALRKFGDLPKMWQLGKVDTVIWTITMLSSALISTELGLLIGVCFSLLCVVLRTQRPEGQLLGWVPDSEIYEPLPAYKDLQTKPSIKVFRFEAPIYYANKESFKSMLYKQTGVNPVWELAAKRKTEKRTKKTASANGNQAEVSVQLFTQDFEFHTIVIDCCAVHFLDTAGIHTLKEIHKDYEEIGIQVLLAQCNPSVRDSLHRGEYIKKGEKKFLFHSVHQAVEYALCSSKQNGCCAPEGQCKGKDLAES, encoded by the exons ATGGCAGAAGCTAACCATGTCAATTCAGTGTTTGAGTTGGCCGAAGTACATGATGGCGAACGAAATCACCATCCTAGGATCATCTTGGAACCCATAGACAAAAGGACAGATATCAAGGCATGGATAGtgaagaaagtgaagaaaaaatgcAGCTGCACCCCAGCTATAGCCAAAGACTTGGTCTTCAGTTTTCTCCCAGTGCTGAAGTGGCTCCCCAAATACAATGTGAAAGAAGACCTCTTGGGAGATCTGATGTCTGGTCTGATTGTGGGGATCTTACTGGTCCCACAATCCATTGCCTATTCCCTTTTGGCTGGCCAAGAACCCATCTATGGTCTCTACACATCTTTTTTTGCAAGCATCATATATTTCCTCTTTGGAACCTCACGTCACATCTCTGTTGGCATTTTTGGTGTACTCTGTCTGATGATAGGAGAAGTAGTAGACCGTGAAGTACAGAAAGCTGGCTATGATTTAGACATACATGTTTACATTAATAGCAGCAGCACAATGGGGCCTCTAAATATGAACCAAACATCACAAACATTTTGTGACAAAAGTTGCTATGCAATTATTGTTGGAAGCACAGTGACATTTATGGCTGGGATTTACCAG atTGCCATGGGCTTTTTCCAAGTGGGCTTTATCTCTGTATACCTCTCTGATTCCTTGCTCAGCGGATTTGTTACAGGTGCTTCCTTCACTATCCTTACCTCACAAGCCAAATACCTGTTGGGTCTAGATATTCCTCGGAGCAATGGCATTGGTTCCTTTATAACTACATGGATAAACATATTCAAAAACATCCACAAAACCAACTTCTGTGACCTTATCACCAGTTTCCTGTGCTTACTTGTTCTTATCCCAACTAAAGAATTGAATGAACGGTACAAATCCAAACTTAAGGCTCCCTTGCCCACAGAGCTGTTTGTGGTTATAGTAGCTACATTGGTATCACATTTTGGGAAACTGAAAGAAAAATATGGCTCCAGTGTTTCTGGACACATCCCAACAGGGTTTCTGCCACCACAACCACCAGACTGGGGTCTCATTCCAAGCATAGCTTTGGATGCAGTGGCCATAGCCATTATTGGCTTTGCTATCACTGTGTCTCTTTCTGAAATGTTTGCCAAGAAGCATGGCTACACAGTGAAACCCAACCAAGAAATGTATGCCATTGGTTTCTGCAACATCATCCCTTCATTTTTTCACTGCATCACAACTAGCGCAGCCCTTGCCAAGACCCTTGTCAAAGAGTCAACGGGCTGTAGGACTCAGGTATCTGGAGTGGTGACTGCCTTGGTCATCTTGTTAGTCCTCCTTGTCATTGCTCCCCTCTTCTACTCCCTCCAGAAATGTGTGCTAGGGGTCATAACGATTGTCAATCTCAGAGGAGCCTTGAGAAAGTTTGGTGACCTGCCAAAAATGTGGCAATTAGGTAAAGTGGACACAGTGATCTGGACTATCACTATGTTGTCTTCAGCACTGATAAGTACTGAACTTGGTCTTTTGATTGGGGTCTGCTTTTCACTGCTGTGCGTTGTTTTGCGGACTCAGAGACCAGAAGGACAACTACTGGGCTGGGTGCCAGATTCTGAAATCTATGAACCTCTTCCTGCCTACAAGGACCTTCAGACTAAGCCCAGCATCAAAGTTTTCCGGTTTGAGGCACCCATCTATTACGCCAATAAAGAAAGTTTTAAGTCCATGCTCTACAAACAGACTGGCGTAAATCCTGTGTGGGAGCTAGCAGCAAAGAGGAAGACAGAAAAGCGAACAAAGAAAACAGCCAGTGCCAATGGAAACCAGGCTGAGGTTTCAGTACAGCTTTTCACTCAGGACTTTGAGTTCCATACTATTGTGATTGACTGCTGTGCAGTGCATTTCTTAGATACAGCAGGGATCCACACACTGAAAGAAATCCACAAGGATTATGAAGAAATCGGCATCCAGGTGCTACTGGCTCAGTGCAATCCCTCTGTGAGGGATTCCCTTCACCGAGGGGAGTATATAAAAAAAGGGGAGAAGAAATTCCTCTTCCATAGTGTGCACCAGGCTGTGGAATATGCGCTGTGTTCTTCTAAGCAGAATGGGTGCTGTGCTCCTGAAGGCCAGTGTAAGGGAAAAGATCTTGCAGAGAGTTAG